The following proteins are encoded in a genomic region of Dyadobacter sp. UC 10:
- a CDS encoding SusD/RagB family nutrient-binding outer membrane lipoprotein produces the protein MKFNYKIIGLSTVFALMLSGCERSFEDLERDPNRPVTAPASLVLKGIEMDMYANTGTPFSDEMRWNQFYAINYNYYGNNEYQWSTFDDHYPTLKNVVKMEEEARRAGAAEVNVYSALGKFFRAFFIDQMSVRAGDLPMSEALLGLENLNPKYDSQKDVYMQILTWLDQSNAEMTSLIAAGDTKVTGDFYLGEDLKKWQKVVNGFRLRMLIRLSKKENEAGMNVKSQFAEIISNPAKYPIMAGMDDNLEFEFNIFNKYPSNPDNFGFDATRQNMAQTYVGLLTARKDPRVMVTTEPAGAQLKAGKLPSDFSAFIAASSGEDLSDMSNKAGKDNGAGFAPGEYSFQSRSRYYSNYTGENTFIIGYPELCFNIAEGINRGWATGSAEDWYKKGIKASQEFYGVKTGALTMTYSKTGGRASTDFVNYTINFNFDEYYAQPLVKYAGNTVAGLEQIVTQKYLAFFMNSGMEAYFNYRRTGFPKFMTGVGTGNSGRIAVRWQYPLTERTTNEANYKAAIQSQFSGKDDINDLIWLSK, from the coding sequence ATGAAATTCAACTATAAAATCATAGGATTGAGCACTGTTTTCGCCCTGATGCTGTCGGGCTGCGAGCGGAGCTTCGAGGATCTGGAAAGAGATCCAAACCGCCCTGTAACGGCACCCGCGTCGCTCGTTTTAAAGGGTATTGAAATGGATATGTACGCCAATACCGGCACACCTTTCAGCGACGAAATGCGCTGGAACCAGTTTTATGCGATTAATTACAACTATTACGGTAATAACGAATACCAGTGGTCAACCTTTGACGACCATTATCCGACGCTGAAAAATGTCGTTAAAATGGAAGAAGAAGCGAGGCGGGCCGGTGCGGCCGAGGTCAATGTTTATTCTGCGCTCGGCAAGTTTTTCAGGGCTTTTTTCATTGATCAAATGTCCGTTCGTGCCGGAGATCTTCCGATGAGCGAAGCGTTGCTGGGTTTAGAAAATCTGAATCCGAAATATGATTCGCAAAAGGATGTCTATATGCAGATATTGACGTGGCTTGACCAGTCAAATGCGGAAATGACGTCGCTGATCGCAGCGGGGGATACCAAGGTTACCGGCGATTTCTACCTGGGCGAAGACCTCAAAAAATGGCAGAAGGTGGTGAATGGTTTTCGTTTAAGGATGCTGATCCGTCTGAGCAAAAAGGAAAATGAAGCGGGTATGAATGTGAAGAGCCAGTTTGCAGAGATTATTTCCAACCCAGCCAAATATCCGATCATGGCGGGAATGGACGATAACCTGGAATTTGAGTTCAATATTTTTAACAAGTACCCGTCCAATCCCGACAATTTTGGTTTTGATGCTACCAGGCAAAATATGGCCCAAACTTATGTAGGCTTGCTCACCGCCCGGAAAGACCCGCGCGTGATGGTGACAACAGAGCCGGCAGGAGCACAGCTGAAAGCAGGTAAACTGCCTTCTGATTTTTCGGCCTTTATAGCAGCCAGCTCCGGGGAAGACCTTTCGGATATGTCTAACAAAGCGGGGAAAGACAATGGTGCTGGTTTTGCTCCGGGTGAATATTCATTTCAGAGCAGGTCGAGGTACTATTCCAATTACACGGGAGAAAATACGTTCATCATCGGGTATCCTGAATTGTGCTTCAACATTGCTGAGGGGATTAACCGGGGCTGGGCAACCGGAAGTGCAGAGGACTGGTACAAAAAAGGTATCAAGGCTTCGCAGGAATTTTATGGAGTAAAAACCGGCGCATTGACAATGACCTATTCCAAAACAGGCGGGCGCGCGTCGACCGACTTTGTCAATTATACGATCAATTTCAATTTTGACGAATACTACGCACAGCCCCTTGTGAAATATGCGGGTAACACGGTTGCGGGTCTGGAACAGATCGTCACGCAGAAGTATCTGGCATTCTTTATGAACTCTGGAATGGAAGCGTATTTTAACTACCGCAGGACTGGTTTTCCAAAGTTTATGACTGGCGTTGGAACTGGAAATTCGGGCAGGATAGCGGTGCGCTGGCAATATCCTCTGACCGAGCGGACAACGAACGAAGCTAACTACAAAGCTGCTATTCAGAGTCAATTTTCGGGAAAAGATGATATTAATGACCTGATCTGGCTTTCAAAGTAA
- the polA gene encoding DNA polymerase I yields MDKPVHKLFLLDAMALIYRAHFAFIKAPRITSKGLNTSAVFGFTNTLLEVLQKEKPTHIGVAFDTAAPTFRHVQFEAYKAQRQEQPEDITVAIPLVKRLLKAMCIPILELDGYEADDIIGTIAKEASNAGFEVFMMTPDKDYGQLVEQHVYIYKPAFLGKGAEVLGVDQILERWQIKRIDQVIDILGLMGDAVDNIPGVPGVGEKTAQKLIEEYDTIENLITHADEIKGKLGEKIRDNFDKAILSKQLATIDIKVPVPFDAEDLTICPANADQIVALFDELEFKTLKQRVLGVGQPIQTTQVSRTASKPQKAQLDLFGNPTEEVGKQPAILSEGIADDDAPEQAYEDLRIPTTRRTIDNTFHRYHTVDTPELMKSLAYYLSLQESFCFDTETTSLDTIDAELVGLSFSYLAGEAFYIPVPADRDKAQEIVENFREVFENESIEKIGQNIKYDLLILKNYGIEVKGKMSDTMLAHYILEPDKRHGMDILAASYLNYDPVSITSLIGKKGVKQGTMRDVSIPEITQYAGEDADITLQLNTIFTREIPKVGASKLYYDVEMPLLKVLASMESTGVRLDINALKEMSAVLESDLRITESEIYEAAGQSFNISSPKQLGEVLFEKMKLIEKPKKTKTGQYATGEDILSDLENNHMIARKILDYRELQKLKSTYVDALPLLVSRKSGRIHTSYNQAVAATGRLSSTNPNLQNIPIRTPRGREIRKAFVPDNDDFQILSADYSQIELRIMAAFSQDASMTEAFNQGRDIHATTASKVFGVPLEEVTSDMRRKSKMVNFGIIYGISAFGLAQRLGIPRGEASEIIRAYFEEFPAVKGYMDRIVNDAREKKYVETILGRRRYLPDIISGNQTNRGYAERNAINAPIQGSAADMIKVAMINIHDFMQKEKLKSRMILQVHDELVFDVHRDEIDFLKEKVDDLMRNAIPMIVKMETGIGVGANWLEAH; encoded by the coding sequence ATGGATAAACCCGTTCATAAGCTTTTCCTGCTCGACGCGATGGCGTTGATATACCGTGCACACTTCGCTTTTATCAAAGCACCGAGGATAACTTCGAAAGGATTAAATACCAGCGCCGTATTCGGTTTTACAAATACACTGCTGGAAGTTTTGCAAAAAGAAAAGCCTACACACATCGGAGTAGCGTTCGATACCGCAGCTCCCACCTTCCGCCATGTGCAGTTTGAGGCATACAAAGCCCAGCGCCAGGAGCAGCCGGAAGATATCACCGTTGCGATTCCGCTCGTAAAAAGGTTGCTCAAAGCGATGTGCATTCCCATACTTGAACTCGACGGTTATGAGGCCGACGATATCATTGGTACCATCGCCAAGGAAGCATCCAATGCCGGCTTCGAAGTCTTTATGATGACGCCCGACAAGGATTACGGCCAGTTGGTGGAACAGCATGTGTATATATATAAGCCTGCATTCCTGGGAAAAGGCGCCGAAGTACTTGGCGTGGACCAGATCCTCGAACGCTGGCAGATCAAACGCATTGACCAGGTTATTGATATTCTGGGCCTGATGGGCGACGCGGTCGACAATATTCCCGGCGTTCCTGGTGTAGGCGAGAAAACGGCCCAGAAACTGATAGAGGAATATGACACGATTGAAAACCTGATCACCCACGCCGACGAGATCAAAGGTAAACTGGGTGAAAAAATCAGGGATAATTTCGATAAAGCGATCCTTAGTAAACAACTCGCGACGATCGATATTAAAGTGCCGGTACCATTCGACGCCGAAGATCTGACCATTTGTCCCGCGAATGCCGACCAGATTGTAGCGCTTTTCGATGAGCTGGAATTCAAAACATTAAAACAACGCGTACTTGGAGTCGGTCAGCCGATCCAAACCACTCAGGTTTCCCGCACGGCCTCGAAGCCCCAGAAAGCACAGCTCGACTTGTTTGGCAACCCGACGGAAGAAGTCGGCAAACAGCCTGCCATTCTTAGCGAAGGCATAGCCGACGACGACGCACCCGAGCAAGCGTACGAAGACCTGAGGATACCGACTACCCGAAGGACAATCGACAATACTTTTCACCGCTACCATACGGTCGATACGCCGGAGCTAATGAAAAGTCTGGCATATTACCTCAGTTTGCAGGAGTCATTTTGTTTTGACACCGAAACAACTTCCCTGGATACGATCGATGCCGAACTTGTCGGACTTTCCTTTTCCTACCTGGCTGGCGAGGCATTTTACATCCCCGTACCGGCAGATCGCGACAAAGCCCAGGAAATTGTGGAAAACTTCAGGGAAGTTTTTGAAAATGAGTCTATTGAAAAGATCGGCCAGAATATTAAGTACGATCTGCTTATCCTGAAAAATTACGGTATTGAGGTAAAAGGAAAAATGAGCGACACCATGCTTGCCCATTATATCCTGGAACCGGATAAGCGGCACGGAATGGATATTCTGGCCGCGTCCTATCTCAACTATGACCCCGTTTCAATTACCTCGCTCATCGGTAAAAAAGGCGTAAAACAAGGAACGATGCGGGATGTTTCAATTCCCGAGATCACGCAATATGCCGGAGAGGACGCAGATATTACTTTGCAGCTCAATACCATTTTTACCCGTGAAATTCCGAAGGTGGGTGCTTCAAAACTCTACTATGACGTTGAAATGCCGCTGCTCAAAGTGCTAGCTTCGATGGAAAGTACGGGGGTAAGGCTGGATATTAATGCCTTGAAGGAAATGTCGGCTGTACTGGAATCCGACTTACGTATAACGGAGTCCGAAATCTACGAGGCGGCTGGCCAATCGTTTAATATCAGCTCGCCGAAGCAGCTGGGAGAAGTTTTATTTGAAAAAATGAAGCTGATCGAAAAGCCCAAAAAGACTAAAACCGGGCAGTATGCGACAGGCGAGGATATTCTGTCCGATCTTGAAAATAACCACATGATCGCGCGGAAAATCCTCGATTACCGCGAACTGCAAAAGCTGAAATCGACCTATGTGGACGCGCTACCGCTGCTGGTAAGTAGAAAAAGCGGTCGGATACATACGTCTTATAATCAGGCTGTTGCAGCTACGGGCCGCCTTAGTTCTACCAACCCCAACTTGCAGAACATCCCGATCCGTACGCCGCGTGGCCGGGAGATCAGAAAAGCATTTGTACCGGATAACGACGATTTTCAAATCCTCTCTGCCGATTATTCGCAAATAGAGCTGCGTATTATGGCGGCATTCAGTCAGGACGCGAGTATGACCGAGGCATTCAACCAGGGACGTGATATCCATGCAACCACGGCCAGCAAAGTTTTCGGCGTGCCCCTCGAAGAAGTAACATCCGACATGCGCCGGAAATCTAAAATGGTCAATTTTGGAATTATTTATGGCATTTCAGCATTTGGACTGGCGCAGCGGCTTGGTATACCACGTGGTGAAGCCAGCGAAATTATCAGGGCATATTTCGAAGAGTTTCCGGCTGTCAAAGGTTACATGGACCGGATTGTCAACGACGCGCGTGAGAAAAAATATGTTGAAACGATCCTGGGAAGAAGACGGTACCTGCCCGATATCATATCAGGCAACCAGACGAACCGTGGCTATGCAGAACGAAATGCCATTAACGCTCCCATCCAGGGCTCGGCAGCAGATATGATCAAAGTTGCGATGATCAATATCCACGATTTCATGCAAAAAGAAAAGCTGAAATCGCGCATGATCCTGCAAGTACATGACGAATTGGTATTCGATGTGCACCGCGACGAAATTGATTTCCTGAAAGAAAAAGTAGACGATTTGATGCGTAATGCGATTCCGATGATCGTGAAAATGGAGACGGGGATTGGTGTCGGCGCTAACTGGCTGGAAGCGCATTGA